AAGATTTTTATTGTCTTTAAGAGATGAAAAACCAAAACAAAAGGAAAACACTATAACCCCAGCTTCTCTATTAAATCCAGTCGATTCATCTGTTTCTAACTTTGCTGATTGTACTCTTGgaaaatttatcaaagCCAAGATTACTGCTGTTAAAAAGAATCAATTAAATGTTAATATAGCTGATAACTTGTTTGGTAGAATCCACATCGCTGAAGTTTATGATAATCTAAAACAAATTAAGGACGCTAAACATCCATTATCCAACTTCAAAGTTGGTGATATTGTCAACGTCAAGGTTATCGGTTTACATGATTTTGTTAACCATAaatttgtttcaaaattttcagaACTAAAGGCAAAGAGTATTCTAGAACTAACAATGAAACCTTCTGAAATGAAATCCAATGAAGTTAAATTGTTGAAAGCAAGTGACTTGGAAGTTGGTCAAGATATTGTTGGTTTTGTTAATAATGTCAAAGATAGCACAATCTGGTTATCAATAACGCCTTCTTTACATGCCAgactttcttcttttaactTAACAGAAAATTCCAATGATTCTAATGGCGAATCCTTAATAGGTTCTGCTCTAAAGGTTCAAATTAAATCTATTGACTCTAAAAATAACAGCTTAATTGTTAAAACAGAATCTGATTCAGTTGTTGATATCAATGTCGGTTCCACAGTTGATGCTAAAATTGTTAAGGTTACCGACAAGCTTGTTTTATTACAGTTGCGCAATGGTTCGAATGCTGTTTCATATATCACTGACGCATTAGATGATTATTCTAAAACATTACCAGAAGTTTATGGCAATATGATTAGTAAAATAATACCTGCTACCGTTTTAGCTTTCAATGCtgaaaacaacaaaattaaGTTATCTTTGCGTTCAAAGGGTGCTTATTCATTACCAACTGTTCACACAGATCTAAAACCAAATGACATTGTTAATGCTATAGTAAAGAATGTTACAGAAAAGGGTATTTTTGTAGCCTTGAGTAGCAATTTAGATGCCTTTGTTCCAATTTCGAAGCTTTCTGATTCTTACTTGAAAGAATGGAAGGCCTTCTTTAAACCAATGCAACCTGTTGTCGGTAAAGTTGTCACTTGTGCTAATAATTCTagaattttattaacattGAAGGAATCTGAAGTCAATGGtgaaattcaaattctaaagaattataatgatattaagGTTGGTGACATATTTAGCGGTGTTGTTAAGAATGTAGCCGATTTTGGTGTCTTCGTGAAATTAGATAATACACTAAACGTTTCTGGTTTAGCTCACTCTTCGGAAGTTGCTGAATCAGTTCCAGAAGATCTACAATCTCTATTTGGTCCCGGTGATAAAGTTAAAGCATATGTTTTAAAGGTAAACCcagaaaagaaacaattatCATTAAGTTTAAAAGCTTCCCACTTCTCAAAAACCAATTCTGGTAAATCTGCTAATGACTCTTCAGATGAGGATGGAGATGTTATTATGGAAGATGCTGAATATAACAATGTTTCGGATGCTGGATCCGATGTCGAAGACACCACAACCGTTATTACTAAGCAAGCTGTTATGTCCACAGACGGATTAAGTTTAAGTGCTGGATTTGACTGGACTGCTAAGATTTTAGATCAAGCTCAATCCGATGATGAAtctgaagaagatgaagatttCACTGAAACCAAAAAGAATAGACACAGAAAGAAGAGAGCTCATGTTGTTGAAGACAAGACTATTGACATCAATACAAGAGCTCCTGAATCTGTTGGTGATTTCGAACGTTTGATTATGGGTAATCCAAACTCATCAGTAGTATGGATGAACTACATGGCTTTCCAATTGCAATTAAGTGAGATTGATAAAGCCAGAGAAATTTCTGAAAGAGCTTTGAAGACAATAAACTTCAGAGAAGAAGCTGAAAAACTAAATATATGGATTGCTAAGttaaatttggaaaatacATTCGGTTCCGAAGAAACTCTAGAGGATGTATTCAAGAAAGCTTGTCAATATATGGATTCATTCACCATCCACTCCAAGTTATTAAGTATTTTACAAATGTCTGGACAAACCAACAAGACAGCCGAATTATTCAAAACTACCGCTAAAAAGTTTGGTTCTGAAAAGGTTTCTATTTGGGTATCTTGGGGTGACTGGTTAATTTCTCAAAAGCAATCAAATGAAGCACGTAACATTCTATCTTCTGCATTGAAGGCTCTACCAAAACGTCACCACATTGAAGTTGTAAGAAAATTCGCTCAACTAGAATATGCTAAGGGAGACCCAGAAAGAGGTCgttcattatttgaaggTTTGATTGCTGATGCAGGTAAGAGAATCGATATCTGGAACGTTTACATTGATCAAGAAATCAAAGTCGATGACAAAAAGAAGGTCGAAGATTTATTTGAGCGTGTgatacaaaagaaaatcaCCAGAAAACAAGCtaaattcttcttcaacaaaTGGTTACAATATGAAGAAGGTAAAGAGGATGAGAAAGCAATTGGGTATGTCAAAGCGAAAGCAACTGAATTTGCTGAAAGTCATCCAAAAGCTGCTGCAGAAGAACAATAGACAAATCTGCTACTCAACTCTTCTATCTATCATATGCACTTACttttcatcattaaatACAAACTTAAATGTAATCCTATACTTTGTATTTAGTCAATACATGTACATTACTTAGTTATAAACTAAAACTTtcttattttaaaatatgttctaaatattttaatgtatCTTATTCCTGCAAAGAATTTTGATGATTCTTTAAAAGATTAAGGCGACTTTCaaaacattaaatatatttaaagattaaaagaatatttaacTAATTTGTTGTGTTAATATTCATATAAAAGATCCGAGGGTTGATAACAGTGAATACAGGGATCAACTAAACATGGAATTTGATTtagttttatatattaagaaGGAATATTCTTTAATCCTGTTATGTGTAGGGTTCATTTCTATAATTCTTACTATGGGAGAAATAGCCGCCGAGGTATTGAAGCAAGGCAACTTGGAACATTTGAGGTTGGACTATTTGATTTTAGAGTCCCTAGATGGTTTGACAAATGACTCTAAAATGAGACATTAtctatttaaaaatgtttttgaatctATGCagttaaaattttatagCCAGAATGTCGAGGGCTTCAAAGATTGTATACTTGGAGACTCAAGTTTAACGGATTCCGatataaatacatttaATAGAAGGTTTGTATTTTGTTCTATATTTGCACAACAATCTTTAGCTGTCAATTTCAATACTTTTAAAGTGATTTCaagatttatcaaaaatgttttattgCTTACTGAAATTGCCATTGGTGTCGTCAGTATTGTGACAATATAtcataataattcaaatgaaattaataagaTAAGACACTATTTACTGGGAATAATAAACATTGACAAAATTCCATTCCACGATAAAATGAAggataattataataatgacaGTAAGAGCCCTTGCACTTCGAAGAGAAAACCATCACTAAACAACTCTAGTAAGGAAAAAGCAGCAAATGTGAACATATTATCAGactttaataaatctaaGGATTCGACCGAGtcagttaataatatagtTAAGACTGCCATagataaattaaacaaaCGAGATTACATAGAATCATCAGAGTCATCAACATTTTCCTCAATATCCCTACCAACCTTCttcttaaataaaaaatcgTCAACTAATAGTCACAAAGATACTAATGtgtattttaaagaaaatgttgACTACCTGAGTGGCACAAAGCGATCAAAACATGAGATCACAGTGGACAActtgaataataaattagataatgcattaaaaatatcatctgTTGAAGGGACGAATTTGAGACCGATAGATTTAGCAGGAGAAAAGTCTGATGGTGATAATGGTAAGGTTGAAATTGCAACACCGGTTAAGGTCAATGAACCTATTCATTGCGCTTTGGAgacaaaaaatttaaatgaagaaaGGCCATATCccataataaaaaagacACCTTTGAATTTTGACTTAATTACTACAAAAGGTAGAGCTGAATGGAAAAATCATCTATTGAAATTACAAGAAActaaaaacaaaagaaatgaGAAAGAAAGAGAGCATTTTGAATTTCCTAATGATAACAAATTACAAGTTGCTGatatacaaaatattaGACTATTTGATCCAAGTGGAAAACCTCTAAGAAGAGTAGTCATTCCCGGTATTGGATGGGTACCTCATCGTAGGGCacaaatgatattaaataaaaacaaaacgACACTTACTTAATGTTTGctttttatctttaattatttctaaaattCTTCACTCAAAAGTGTAAAAGTTGTGATTAATCttatagaaatatatatttactgAAGTTTATTCTATAAGAGATGCTATATAAAACagaatcaattaaaattcttcaaattacTGACAAGGTTAGGTTGATTTTACCTACATTAACTATTACTATCTTGAAATATATCGATAAAATCCATATAGATATCCGGTTTATAAGGCCATTTATAGAATAAATCTaccaaataatttatctcTTCAATTGTTAATTCACCTGGACACCTATCTAACATCGATTGATCTTTTATGGCTCTCTCAAAATAATCTCTTGCACCATGCCCCAAAGATTCGACACAATTGCGAAGAGTAGTGCcttttaaaatcatcaaaTGTTTTGTGACATAATCCCAATAATCGAAATCAATAGTGGTTTGTTTTGGAGTGACCTCAAGTAATGATATAGAACAACTTTTATCTGGTAAGACATCTTTTGAATCAAATAGAATTGGATCacatttatcaattattttcttgttGAATAAATTGATATCTTTGGAATTCATTGTCGCAACTAAATTTGTATCAGTTAGGGCTTCCGTCAAAAGTGAACATTTAGACCTACTTTTATCAGTCGGACATGCAAGTAATTTAATCGCAGTTGATGTTGGCAACCATATTAACATTTTAACCAATCCAAATCTTTGTAACCAGTTTCCATTACCGACACAACTTAGCCATTGCATCATTAAAGCTTCTGAATTTGGATTCGTTAGATTTGCAATTAGCAATAAACTGTCATTGACATGAGTACGGTCTTGTTTTATTGGCGTTATAATCTTTTCCTTATCAATCAGGTCAGTATAAGAAGACCATTCGTATGGatcttttttatatataatgaatgGAGACTGCTGGTAATTATTGATTAGATGTCTATGATAAACAAGTCTTGATTccattaaaatatgatttcttggtttgtatttattattgaacaTTACTGACTGTTGAGCTGGACCAGGGTATAAATCGATCACATCAACTTTGTTGCTAAAATCTGAGTAAACCTTTTCGAGCttcaatttattgaatattttctcATGAATATCTGAATTAAGcatatatttgaatgaataaaattttttaatggaACTCAAAGATTCCAACGTAGGTACAGTTAAAGACATAATCAAGTAAATTAGAACTACTTGCTCAGCGTATTTCACTCTTTCTCTTTCACACACAGGAACCGTATAGCGGAAACTGTACTCTATAACCAAAACttagatttaaaaaagCCCCCCGGGAACGTTAACACACTAGgatcaatattatattcaataacCGACTTGATGGCCTTTTCCTAACAGAAACAATACCAATAACTTAtaactttaatatttcaatctctACTCTTTTAAAGTCATAAGTTGAATTGAACTGCTTTGACATCGCTGCTTAAACtggaaaatattgaaaagtcaaaattgataaaaacGTTAAGCATTCCATTAAAAGAGTTGTTGACTCTCTCTAagtttatttaaatgattcaTATTTTTGACTATAGAGTTTGATATTCCAGATCTTTCAcagaatatttattttatagtTGTTGCTTTGAAGTGGGTTTATTGTACAGGACAGCACTGAAGCATATTAATCGAGGCCAActtaaaaattgaaatggCAGTgatcaaaattaaaagacTGAGGAAACCCTCGGAAGATGAACAAGAGGTGGAACAGAAACCAACAAAGATACGTATTAAGACCAAACCTGTACAGGAATCaacaaagaagaataagttgaaaataaatttaaagagGAAAACAAATGACAAGGATGTAGCAAAAGGGAATGTAGAATCTCAAACTGATGGAAACggtttgaaattgaaattgaatctGAAGAAGCCAGATAGGAAGCCAAAAAATGAGCATAAGACTCCTCGTATACGCTTGAAACCAATACGTGTTCCTGGAGAAGGTTACGATTCAGAAGCATCCGATGTGGAAGATGATCCATTAATAGAAGAAGGGATAGTGATGAGAGTGCAGCCCCATGCTCAATCcgaatttattaaaaattgtatAGAAACTGGAGATTACTCAGAACTTAATATAAAATGGAAAGGGGCAAGACATGCCGTTATCTACATCAATTCTATACCATTTGGTGCGGTTTTAGTTAATTTACCAACAATCGTGGAAGTTCATAAGAGTGTGGATAGAAAAAACTTAATGAAAACAGTTGATTTATCGCAGATGCTTCTTGTTATTAAACAAAtcgaagaagaagaggacGTGTTCAAGCTGCATTCTCCTGATGCAGAAGACTTGGTAACAAAACATTATGATAAGTATCTAGAAGAAATAAATGCATATAAAAAAAGTTTTATAATGGGCTATAATGGTGGACCATTAACAGAGGCTGAAGGAAAACATATAGATGAGATTGTCACTAAAAAATACGATTACATGCATGGTCTGACTGCTCCACTTTATAATGTTCGTAACAGAAgatttagaagaaaaatgaattcTCGTGAGTTTGACTATGCAGAAAGGGTAGTTTCTACGTTGTTAGAGCAAGATGATAAAGCAGAGGAGGTAACATTTGAGCTTATTGAAGAGTCTGAGATTCTCAAGAAATCTACTTCTTCCAATAACCTTAAGATTGCTAGCCCAAAGCAACCGGAGAAAAGCGATCCATACATTTCATTTGCTcttgatgatgaagaaagGGATGATGACGACTTAGATTTAGAGGAAGCTTTCCAAAGTGAAGATGAAGGTGATGAAGCTAATactgaaaagaaagatagACGCTTTGCACAGGCAACTCCAGGTTCTCTAAATGAGGCTGAAATGAAAAACGTGCAAAACAGGTTAGATGAAACAGGTGATGATGTCGAACAGTTCAACGATGATGAAGACGAAGACGAAGacgaagatgaagatgaagacgAAGacgaagatgaagatgaagacgAAGacgaagatgaagatgaagacgAAGACGAAGATATGGATGGTGAGAAGCGTGATGTAGATGCTAGTGTAAAACACAACGAATTGTTGAAGGACGAATTAAAAGAGTTAGAAGCCATCTTACTGCAAACTGAACAAAAGCTCGAGAAAGCAACAAATCCATTATTGAAGTCTAGATTCGTCGACAGtatgaaaaaattagaaaaagaGCTAGATTTAAAGAGacaacaattaaaaatcagtaatgataatttaaatccCGACAAAAATGGCGAGAGCAAACAAGAAAacaatgaagaagaagacgAAGAGGAATCTGAGGAGGAGGAAGAtgaagaggaagaagaggaagagTATGAAGAAGAAGCGCAACCTGTGGATCAGAAACAGCAGTCGCAACAAGCAACCCAACCAGAACAAACCGAGCAAAGTGAACAAGCAGACGCAGATCAAGATCAGAACGTTGCAAATGCAAAAGACGCGGAAATTACTGCCGAAGGAAACGCTGGACTGGACCAAAATGATCTAGACATGATGATGCTGTTTGGAGGTGAAGGAGACGACGCAGACGACTAGCACCACAACACATCACTTCCAAATGACTAGCAACTCATAAcactcatatatatatatatagaagaCATATAAGACACTCGATGTAACTTTATTAATGAACACCACCACCCGACCActacacacacacacacacaccTAACCCATCAGAGTGGTCCATTAACTGACACTTCCATTGTCGACTGACACTTCTGTCTCTTGTTTCTTTACTGCGCACACAGCAACCGACACGCAACGTATTCAGTGATCTTCCGCGTTAACGtgtaattttgaaaaaccGAAATGGGAAAACAACGatttaacattaaaataaataagtaAACTGAGAATTGTAATTGAAAAGAGTTTATTTGTCTATAAATTAAGGCTATCAAATGGTATTATAGGTTACTGTTGTAGATACTGGCAGATAATAGCGGCCAAGAGCTTTCtattgttatatatatcttcgGAAGTTTGTTTggtatttgaaatttcatcaaGCTCGTAAGCGACGGGAgttgttttatttgtaGAGATTGAAAGCAAAGAGTAGGAAAAAACAGTTGCAGTGCGCTCAGCAAGTTTACAACAATGGAGGTTCCTCAGCGCCAATTCACGAGGGAGGAGATCAATAGATGTTATCTGAGATGGCAACAGTTGCGCAATGAACATGGCGAGAACGCTCCCAATATTCCTGAGTTCATATACTTTACCAAGGTCCTGCAGGCAGCTGCTAAACAACAACATACTCTGAAGCAACAGCAGCTTTCCAGTGACACTGATCAGAACAATGCTGCTCAATCCGCTGCACCAGGAACAACTGGTCCTAATATCATAACTCAAGAGCCAATGGTAGTAAATAACAGGAATGATTCTGGTAGAAACCCGAATATGAATGATTTGTCTCCAACGTCTTCACAATCAATACCGACAAAGCAAGGATATACCGATGCCCGAGGTGATAACACAAAAGGGTTAAACCAGAATTCAATGCCATTGACTTCAACGGGGAATGAACAAAACTCAAAAACACAAAACATACTAGGACAGGCTCCAACACCAGGAGCAGGCGATCACTCTGCATTTAATAGTAAAACACAAATGAACCAACatcagcaacagcaacagcagcaacagcaacagcagcaacagcaacagcagcagcaaCAACCGTTAGGAAGAATTGCGTTCGATCAAGCGCACGTATTG
The window above is part of the Tetrapisispora phaffii CBS 4417 chromosome 7, complete genome genome. Proteins encoded here:
- the TPHA0G00460 gene encoding uncharacterized protein (ancestral locus Anc_8.756) — encoded protein: MEFDLVLYIKKEYSLILLCVGFISIILTMGEIAAEVLKQGNLEHLRLDYLILESLDGLTNDSKMRHYLFKNVFESMQLKFYSQNVEGFKDCILGDSSLTDSDINTFNRRFVFCSIFAQQSLAVNFNTFKVISRFIKNVLLLTEIAIGVVSIVTIYHNNSNEINKIRHYLLGIINIDKIPFHDKMKDNYNNDSKSPCTSKRKPSLNNSSKEKAANVNILSDFNKSKDSTESVNNIVKTAIDKLNKRDYIESSESSTFSSISLPTFFLNKKSSTNSHKDTNVYFKENVDYLSGTKRSKHEITVDNLNNKLDNALKISSVEGTNLRPIDLAGEKSDGDNGKVEIATPVKVNEPIHCALETKNLNEERPYPIIKKTPLNFDLITTKGRAEWKNHLLKLQETKNKRNEKEREHFEFPNDNKLQVADIQNIRLFDPSGKPLRRVVIPGIGWVPHRRAQMILNKNKTTLT
- the TAF7 gene encoding TATA-binding protein-associated factor TAF7 (similar to Saccharomyces cerevisiae TAF7 (YMR227C); ancestral locus Anc_8.754), with product MAVIKIKRLRKPSEDEQEVEQKPTKIRIKTKPVQESTKKNKLKINLKRKTNDKDVAKGNVESQTDGNGLKLKLNLKKPDRKPKNEHKTPRIRLKPIRVPGEGYDSEASDVEDDPLIEEGIVMRVQPHAQSEFIKNCIETGDYSELNIKWKGARHAVIYINSIPFGAVLVNLPTIVEVHKSVDRKNLMKTVDLSQMLLVIKQIEEEEDVFKLHSPDAEDLVTKHYDKYLEEINAYKKSFIMGYNGGPLTEAEGKHIDEIVTKKYDYMHGLTAPLYNVRNRRFRRKMNSREFDYAERVVSTLLEQDDKAEEVTFELIEESEILKKSTSSNNLKIASPKQPEKSDPYISFALDDEERDDDDLDLEEAFQSEDEGDEANTEKKDRRFAQATPGSLNEAEMKNVQNRLDETGDDVEQFNDDEDEDEDEDEDEDEDEDEDEDEDEDEDEDEDEDMDGEKRDVDASVKHNELLKDELKELEAILLQTEQKLEKATNPLLKSRFVDSMKKLEKELDLKRQQLKISNDNLNPDKNGESKQENNEEEDEEESEEEEDEEEEEEEYEEEAQPVDQKQQSQQATQPEQTEQSEQADADQDQNVANAKDAEITAEGNAGLDQNDLDMMMLFGGEGDDADD
- the MTF1 gene encoding RNA polymerase specificity factor (similar to Saccharomyces cerevisiae MTF1 (YMR228W); ancestral locus Anc_8.755): MSLTVPTLESLSSIKKFYSFKYMLNSDIHEKIFNKLKLEKVYSDFSNKVDVIDLYPGPAQQSVMFNNKYKPRNHILMESRLVYHRHLINNYQQSPFIIYKKDPYEWSSYTDLIDKEKIITPIKQDRTHVNDSLLLIANLTNPNSEALMMQWLSCVGNGNWLQRFGLVKMLIWLPTSTAIKLLACPTDKSRSKCSLLTEALTDTNLVATMNSKDINLFNKKIIDKCDPILFDSKDVLPDKSCSISLLEVTPKQTTIDFDYWDYVTKHLMILKGTTLRNCVESLGHGARDYFERAIKDQSMLDRCPGELTIEEINYLVDLFYKWPYKPDIYMDFIDIFQDSNS
- the RRP5 gene encoding Rrp5p (similar to Saccharomyces cerevisiae RRP5 (YMR229C); ancestral locus Anc_8.757); its protein translation is MSSKKGQVKGDFPLSREDATQQPSKSSLVSGAEEVSFPRGGASALTSLELKQVSNEAANDVLFGNNGKKKRESPSTGSKSKKSNKKSKKADATELELVDDEDDEFAIIQHVNFKNLKVGSQLLGQISSITRNDLRISFTDGINGYVPITNISEQITDILTQIDEEMADSSDDSDSDEEYESSDDKSEKKKLTEKPNLIDLFKVGQWLRCSVTENTALDATTKKKRRLELSIEPSAVNTFSADDLNKFSTVQCSVKSIEDHGAILDLGISNFTGFISKKDSKTFDNLKPGHVFLANIINKSDRTVTVNQVFSKKNKVSHISSIDCVVPGQLVEFLSEKIGGNGIFGKAFGSIAGYITDIHLETFSEEKLKEKFPVGQNVPARIIAILPNKEGDNVLLLSAQTHIISLTSVLSEIENLEAFPIGYTFDSATIKGRDSSFLYLTLDNERVGQVHNKNIGSALESEKISARVLGYTSVDNAFQLSTDPEMLAKKYVRAIDIKIGEVLTNCEITAVSTEGIQLKLFGGQFTAFVPPLHISDTKLVYPERKFKIASKVKGRVLNVNDRGHIFVTLKKTLVNTTDDDDFTIITSYDDATAVKESNSKTIATVLQFRPAGAVISFFGGVRGFIPNSEISEAFVRRPEEHLRLGQTVIVKLLEVSGERSRIVGTCKVSAAKSAEQKDLIKSFVLGRTIIDVEVIEKTKESVLVELKDSELRGVINVGHLSDSRIEQNRAELKKIRIGSKLRGLIIDIDSKTQIFNMSLKKSLIKDAEKEILPINYQQIVSVGKSTPLHGYVKSVSNKGVFVAFNGKFVGLVLPNFAVESRKIDINSIYYVNQSVTAYLLRFDDGKERFLLSLRDEKPKQKENTITPASLLNPVDSSVSNFADCTLGKFIKAKITAVKKNQLNVNIADNLFGRIHIAEVYDNLKQIKDAKHPLSNFKVGDIVNVKVIGLHDFVNHKFVSKFSELKAKSILELTMKPSEMKSNEVKLLKASDLEVGQDIVGFVNNVKDSTIWLSITPSLHARLSSFNLTENSNDSNGESLIGSALKVQIKSIDSKNNSLIVKTESDSVVDINVGSTVDAKIVKVTDKLVLLQLRNGSNAVSYITDALDDYSKTLPEVYGNMISKIIPATVLAFNAENNKIKLSLRSKGAYSLPTVHTDLKPNDIVNAIVKNVTEKGIFVALSSNLDAFVPISKLSDSYLKEWKAFFKPMQPVVGKVVTCANNSRILLTLKESEVNGEIQILKNYNDIKVGDIFSGVVKNVADFGVFVKLDNTLNVSGLAHSSEVAESVPEDLQSLFGPGDKVKAYVLKVNPEKKQLSLSLKASHFSKTNSGKSANDSSDEDGDVIMEDAEYNNVSDAGSDVEDTTTVITKQAVMSTDGLSLSAGFDWTAKILDQAQSDDESEEDEDFTETKKNRHRKKRAHVVEDKTIDINTRAPESVGDFERLIMGNPNSSVVWMNYMAFQLQLSEIDKAREISERALKTINFREEAEKLNIWIAKLNLENTFGSEETLEDVFKKACQYMDSFTIHSKLLSILQMSGQTNKTAELFKTTAKKFGSEKVSIWVSWGDWLISQKQSNEARNILSSALKALPKRHHIEVVRKFAQLEYAKGDPERGRSLFEGLIADAGKRIDIWNVYIDQEIKVDDKKKVEDLFERVIQKKITRKQAKFFFNKWLQYEEGKEDEKAIGYVKAKATEFAESHPKAAAEEQ